ACGCTTGGTTCTGTAATTAGTCATTTCCTATTCGGTCCACTTGGATTTGACGAACAAGTGAAATGGATTTTTAACCTTATTAGAATTGTGTTACCAATCATTATTATATTTATCATATTTATCGTGTTATATTCGGTTGCACCTAACGTTAAAACGAAGCTTAAGTCAGTATTACCAGGTGCAGTATTTACTTCAATTATTTGGTTAGCTGGTTCATTTGGTTTTGGTTGGTATATTTCAAATTTTGGTAACTATTCTAAAACATATGGCAGTATCGCGGGTATCATCATTTTGTTACTATGGTTATATATCACAAGTTTTATTATAATTGTCGGTGCTGAAATCAATGCAATCATTCATCAGCGTAGTGTAATTAAAGGTAAAACACCTGAAGAAGCAGCATTAGAACATGATGACAATAATAAAAATCATTATAATGAGAACACTAGATACGAATATGATGAAGATAGTAATGCAACACATCAACGTACGTATCATGTTGATGAACATCCTAGTGATACCTATCCAGAAGATGATAAAAATATAAAAGACAAAATCGTTGATAAGCTTAAAAAAGACTAAACACCAACAAAACAGAGGTTTTCGCTAATGATTATTGCGAAAACCTCTGTTTTTTGGTGTCTATTTGATGTTATATTGTGATTGGCGTAAGTAACTTTTCTTAATTCGATATGAACTATTGAATTAAATTATGTTGGAATGCATAGATAACAGCTTGTGTTCTATCTTGCACTTCTAACTTACTTAAAATGTTACTCACATGTGTCTTAACCGTTTTAATAGTAATATGCGATGCACTAGCAATTTCTTGATTTGAGTAACCTTTCGCAATCAATAATAATATTTCCATTTCTCGTTCTGTAAGCATTTCATATAACTCTGCGCGCTTTTTCATACGGTTACGCATTTTCACTAAAACTTCCGGTTCAAAAACAGATTCTCCTCTAGAAGTTTTACGAACTGCATCGGCGATATCTTTTGCACTTGTTGTTTTTAAAATGTAACTATCGACACCTGCATCTAATGCACGATATACCTCTTTATCTTCAATAAAACTAGTTAACATTAATACTTTAATTTGCGGTAAATCTTTTTTAATCTGAGTCGTCGCTTCTACACCATCCATGTCATCCATAAGTAAATCCATTAAAATTAAATCTGGCTTCAACTCATGGGCTTTGGCAATTGCTTCTTTACCAGAAGCGCCTTCACCAACTACTTCAATATCACTTTGCGTTGATAGATAACTTGAAATTCCTATACGTACCATTTCATGATCATCCACAAACAATACTTTAATCGTCATACGAATCCTCCTTATTTAAAGGTGCTTTCACCTCGATACGTGTACCTGAATCTGGCAATGATACAATATGGAACGTTGCACCAATTTCCAAAGCTCTTTCACGCATATTTTTAAGTCCATAACTTTGTTCTAATTTTTCATCAACATTAAAACCTTTACCATTATCTTGAATTCTCAACAATAAATAATCGTCTTTATTAAACAATTCTACTGTCACTTTTGTACCGTTTGAATGACGCAATGTATTCGAAATTGCTTCCTGTGTAATTCTGAACAAATGATCTTCAATACCTTTAGGCACTTTAAAATCTTGTATTTCATGCACAACTTTCATTGGCACTTTTTTTTGTAAATCAATAACTAAATCTTTAATACCCTCACCTAAAGATTTGTCTTTTAAACCAAGCGGTCTTAAATGTAACAGCAAAGCACGCATTTCTAACTGCGAATCTTGAACCATTTTCTCTAAAATAGGAATTTGTTGGTCTAATGGTGGTTCTAACTTCGTTTCTTTGATAGCAGATAGCATCATACTTGCCGCAAAAAGTTGCTGACTAACAGAATCGTGAAGTTCTCGTGCTAGTCTTTGACGTTCATCTTCAATAATCTTTTTAACTTTCACATCATTAATATTATAATTTTCATTGGTTAAGTTTTGAGTTTTAAGTCGCAACTTATGCAATTCTTGATTTAAAGGTACGAGTGTATGGTATAAATCTAACGTTTCACTATATATTTCTATATTTTGATCATTAATGCCAACTGTTTCGCCTTCCATTGAACGCTCAATTTGCGTCTTAATCCAATCATTTTGCTGATTGATTTTGTAAGCGAGTACCGAACCAACAATAATACACAATAATATGATGATGAGATTTAAAAATAAAAAAACTGGTATTCCGAATATTTGTGTATAAAACATACCTTGAAAATAGATGATATTTACAAAAACTTTATCGATGAACAGAAATGCAGCTAGCATGCTATATACTAAGATGAGCATTGAACCAATTGTTCTAATGTAGTGGTTCATCGATAAATCACCTCTACGTCTCCGATAAACGTTGATACGTAGATATTAACTGTATAGTTATCCGGTTTCATCATTTCTTCAATATGAATATTGTTATTTTCAACTTTATATGATTTTTCATTCACGTAAGTACTTCCATAAAAAGCAGCTACATGTAAATTAATATTGTAATTAACCGGCAATATAACCTGCACTTTACCTAAAATGTGTCTAACAACAATGGTATTATTTTCCTTAATATTTGCAGCTTTTGTTAAGTCAATATGTAGGTCGCCAATTCCATGTTGAATTTGTACATCTTCCCACTTATATACATAAACTGGTGTACGTTGCTCACCAAACCACTTTTGTTTAATAAAAGATGGTGAAGTCATAACCTCATCCGTCGCAACTACTTTTTTTGGTTTAAACTTGTGTATTAAATAACGCACAATAAGTAATAATAAAAAGACGAACAAGATGATGATTGTATACTTATTAGACAATAATGTGAATGCAATTAATAGCGCGCCTATCCAAAACGCCAAAAGGCCACGTATTTTATGAAAATAAAGATATCCTACATAAACTAATACACATCCCAATAATAGAACGAGTAAAAAGCCAATTTTTTCAAAAAATATGTAGTAAAAATTGGCAATAATCATTAATGCAGTAAAAATGATCAACATTTGCGTTGATATATATTTGTGTGTCATGTTTCGCCGCCTTTCTATGCCACAGCGTTCATATAATTTATTAGATACGATGTTTTTTCTGTTGCTATTTTTTCAGTTGAAGTTTGTTGAATTTGAGTTTCAATTTGTGCATAATATGCTTCAACTTTATTCAACTCTGATTTAATATTTTCAATTTCTTGATTATTGATTTCTCTTGCACATTGAATTTGAAATGCTTCAGCAATATCAATATATTTATTTTCTAATGTTAGCATTAGACTGTCAATTAACTTGCTAAGTTGTTCTTTTTTAGTAATTAAATAACGCATATAATCATCTAAATTTTTCATTTTTTCATCTAGCATTAAAAGGTAGTGCTTGATATTATTTCTTACTGTTGCTCTCAAAAACTGTTCAATATAACGTTCAACATAGTTCATAACTATCACCTTTTATAATAAGTTTTAAAATACCAAATGCGCTATGTATCTTCGTTGATGTCGATGATATGTTTGCTTAAAAACTACTTTGTTACAACATATTTTTGAAATGACGCATTGATTGTGTTCTTAATTATTATAAAACAGTTCCGAAACCAATATGAATAGGCTCCGGAACTAAATGATGTTCATACTTTAGTCTTAGTATATGTTGAACTATTCTTCTTCAATCTTTGTCGTTAAAATCGGACCATCCTTAGTCACGATAACCGTATGCTCAATTTGAGCAACAAAACTTTTATCGCTCGTTTCAAAAGCCCATTCATTTTTACCTTCTGTAACAAATGATGCATTTGATGAGATAAACGGTTCAATAGCTAATACCATACCTTCAGTTAATAATGTTTTGTCTTTTGGATCAAAGTAATTAAGTACATGTGCTGGTGCTTCATGTAATGATAAACCAACACCATGACCTGTTAAGTTTTTAATGACTTTCAAATCATTTTGTCTAGCTGTATTATGCACCGCTTTACCAATGTTACTTAACTTAGTACCCGGTTTTACTTTTGCAATTGCATTCTCAAATGCCATCGTTGCTACGTCACATACTTTTTGTTTCATTGGATCATCTGATTCTCCAACGACAAATGAAATGCCTGTATCTGCATAATAGCCATTCTTCAAAGCCGATACATCAATATTTACTAAATCTCCTTCACGAATGACACGCTTACTTGGAATCCCATGTGCCACCTCTTCATTGACACTAATACACGTTTGACCAGGAAAATTTTCATCATGAATTGGCGCAGAAATAGCACCGTATTCTTCAAATAACTCTTTCGCAATATTATCAAGCTCTTTCGTAGTGATACCTGGTTTGGTTGCAGCTTGCATTGTATTGCGCACTTTAGCGCATATGTATCCAATTTCTTTTAACGCTTGTAATTCTTCTTCTGTTTTTACAATCATTTTATCCCGTTCCTTTTTTATATAATTATAACTTATTATAGCAAAAATTCTTTGATATACTAAAGATGTTACTTTAGTATTTTGGAAAGTGAGTGAGACATAGTGTGATAAAGAAAAAATATTTCTTTATCGTTGTACCCCAACTTGCATTGCCTGTAGAAATTGTAGATCCAATTTCTCTATGTTGGGGCCCCGCCAACCTGCACATTATCGTAAGCTGACTTTTCGTCAGCTTCTGTGTTGGGGCCCCGCCAACCTGCATTGCCTGTAGAATTTCTTTTTTGAAATTCTCTATGTTGGGGCCCCGGACTATAATTGAAAAATGCTTGTTACAAGTGCATTTTATTTCAGTCAACTACTAACAATATAACATTGTGGAGCCCAGAACTTTGATTAATGTATATGAAAATCAAAGTAATGCTTATGTATGATTATTTCAAATATTTTACATACATGAACTTTTCCAATGTACGATACTATTATTATAAAGCGCTCGCTAAGATTTTACGATGATTAGAGGTTAAAAAATGAACGATCAATGGTATAAACATTTAATTGGTGCCAGAACAATTAAAACTGGTATTGCCATTTTTTTAACAGCTGTCTTTTGTATGGCACTAGATTTAACACCCATCTATGCCATTTTAACAGCTGTAGTCACAATTGAACCAACTGCCAAGGCATCACTTATTAAAGGTTATCGTAGATTACCTGCTACGGTAATTGGTGCAGGCTTTGCAGTATTATTTACATATTTATTCGGCGATCAATCACCTTTTACATATGCATTGAGTGCAACGTTCACGATTTTATTCTGTACAAAACTCAAATTGCAAGTTGGTACGAATGTCGCTGTACTAACATCATTAGCTATGATTCCAGGTATTCATGATGCCTACATATTCAACTTTTTGTCTCGAACATTGACAGCAATTATTGGACTCGTGACATCAGGTTTAATTAACTTCATGGTGTTTCCACCTAAGTATTATGGTCAGGTCGAAGAAAAATTAAGTAAGACAGATGCCTTGATGTATAAATTATTTTACAATCGCTGCCAAGAACTTATCTTATCAAGACTGCAATCTGATAAAAGCGAAAAAGCATATAAAAATATTTTCAATTTAAATAATCAAGTTGAAACGTTAATAAGTTATCAACGTGATGAATTAAGCTATCATAAGAAAAAAGAATGTGATTGGAAATTACTCAATCAATTAACTAAACGTGCATATACGAATCGTTTGTTTATCACTCATTTATCAAATATCATTTACTTGCCTAAAAATACTCGTGTTAACTTTTCAGGTGACGAAAAAATGGCATTGCTAAAAATTAGTAGTAGCATCAAAGATATATTTTATGATGGTTCTTTTAAGAGAGAAGATGATTCTGTAGAAACTTTACGTTCGACTATAAAAGCACTTGAAATTAGTGGTGAAAATCAAATTAAAAGTCATATACTATACGAAGTTCTAATGATTTATCGACTGCTAGACAGCAGATATGCTTAATTTAAGTACCTTATGCTAATTGGCACCATGGGAGTGGGACAGAAATGATATTTTCATAAAATTTATTTCGTCGTCCCACCCCAACTCGCTTTGCCTGTAGAATTTCTTTTCGAAATTCTCTGTGTTGGGGCCCACACCCCAACTTGCATTGTCTGTAGAAATTGGGAATCCAATTTCTCTTTGTTGGGGCCCACACCCCAACTTGCATTGTCTGTAGAAATTGGGAATCCAATTTCTCTTTGTTGGGGCCCCTGACTAGAATTGAAAAAAGCTTGTTACAAGCGCATTTTCGTTCAGTCAACTACTGCCAATATAACTTCGTAGAGCATAGAACATTGATTTATGTCCCCGCCTCTTTTTATCGTATATAGCATGTCCCTTTTTAAAATTACAAGCATAAATATTCAGACTCAAATATAGCCACACGCCTAAACTACGGAGGGATGTGGCTGTCTTTTTTGATTGTAATTACATATCAGATTTAAATCATTAATGTAAAGAGGCTAATTCATTAATAAATTTAGTAAAATCTGATTTAGCAACATTTATCCTTAATGAAATACCAGATTCTGTTGCCATGTTTGAATGCCTTAAACCAGAATCAAAATCAATATAAATACAAAGCAGTTCTTGATTAAAATCAATAATTGTAAAATGTAAATCAGGTTCTATAAAATATATTTCAGTAACAGGATTGTCGCAATCCATATGTTTCAAATTGTCCATGTCACTATCAAAGAGTGCAAATTCAAATTTAACTTCTTGATCTTCGAAAGTTGCACTAGTGTCGAAATAATAAATTTTATTATCTTCTTCGATAACTACATCTTTTAAAATAAATGTTATCGATGTTTTGCTATGTAAATAAGATGCATCTTTTAATATCACTTTAGTAGGCTTCATCGTCAAATTCCTTTCATCATTCATTTTTTCATGTTGCATAATCACCATTACTATTGATAATTCTAGGATAGATACTCATTGTATAATAATTATTCACTAGAACAAAAAAACACACATCAATTTGGTTGTTTCCATCCAAAATAATGTGTGTGTTTATACATATATGATTAATTACTAAACTTCATCGTTTATCAATATTAAATCCATTGATGCGATGTTCAGAGTTAACGAGATTTCTTCTGTCTATTTGCTCTGTCTATTAATACTTGTTTCGCTTGTATTTCCGCTTCATTATCTATTTCTTTAGGCTCAAACGGAATACCCTTACGTTCACAAGCTTTTTCTAACAGATAATCAGTGATTTCGTAATTTTTAGGTAAAATTGGTCCATGTAAATAAGTACCTAATAAATTTTTATAATGAATGCCTTCTTTTTTATCTTCATCATTATTACCATAACCAAAAGTAACATGACCAAGTGTACCGAAATCATGATATGTTCTACCACCGTGATTTTCAAAACCTACAATAGTTCCAAAAGTATCACTTTCGATAACAATATCTCCTGTTAATCGGTTTGTCTTTGATTCAGTATAAAAATCTAAAATACCTAACCCTTCTAATTCTGTACCATCAGGCGTGATATATTTTTTCCCTAAAAATTGATAGCCTCCACAAATCGTTAATCCCGGCATACCATCTTCAATCGCTTCTTTAAGTGGTGTCTTAATTTTACTTAATTCTTTTGTTGCTAATGCTTGTTCTCTATCACTTCCACCACCGATAAAGAAAATATCACATTCATCAAAGGTAATACCTTCTGTTTCATTGATTTCTACGACATTAACTTTAATATTTCGTTTTTTAGCACGTTGTCTTAAAGCAATAATATTTCCTATATCACTGTATAAATTCAATTTATCTGACATAAAATGATAAATAGTCAATTCATGCATATTATGATTGACCTCCTTCAAACGAACGGTTTAATTGTTCAAGCATAGGCGCTAATGATGTATAGTTTGGTATTGCAACTGTGAAACCTTTATAATCCATAGTCTTTGCCGTTGCTTTATAAATATCACGCTCAACTATAATTGGTACTTCAACCTCTGCTAACTTCAATCGCAATTGAAGTTCTTCTGCTCGTGTACCTGTCACGATGATAGCTTCAATTTGTTGCTTAGATAATTTTTCAAAATCTGCATCATAAATCCATGAAGTATCTCGACCATCTGCAGCGTTATCATTTAGCGAAATAACATACACTTTTTCGCCTTCTAATTGTTCACCAACTGATAAACTTGCATTCATTCCTGCAGGATTTTTAGCTAAATTGATCATCGCTTCTTTTCGTTCTTTTTTAAAGTACTGCATACGACCATTGTCTGATGTATACGTTTCAAAGCCATTTTTAATTGTTTGTTCATTTAACCCTAGCTCTCTTAAAACAGTATATGCTGCTAACGCGTTATAAGCGTTAAAGTCACCTGCAATTTTCATATCATATTTTTCATCATTGATATTTAAATATAAAAACGGTGCCACATCAAAACTTGATATTTCATATTTTGCTTGCTCTCGTTTGAAACCACACTGACAGTGATAATGACCAATTTGATTATAATGAATATAATCGTATTGCAATAAGCGACCACAGTTTGGACAATATCTACTTTCATTCATCGTACTTTGTTCAAATTCATGGGCATGTGCTTTCATACCATAGTACACAATCGTATCACTTGCGATTTTCAAACGACTCACAAATGGATCATCAGCATTTAGCAATAATTTGATGCCTTTATTACTAATTGTCTCTGCAATGTTATTAACCATAATATCAATTTCACCGAAGCGATCCATTTGATCTCTAAAGAAATTAGTAAATACCATCATTGAAGGTGTAACTTCTTTTAACACACGTGGAATCGAACCTTCATCAATTTCGATTACCGCAATTTTAGTCTTAGGTGTTGATTGCATGATGAATGCAGAAGTTATACCTGCAGCCATATTAGCACCTTCATTATTGTGTATAATTTGAATATTATTTGCTTTTAAAGTATGTCCAATTAAGTTTGAAGTCGTTGTTTTACCATTTGTTCCACTGATAAATACAATATCATCAACTTGCTCTGCTAATTTTCTTAATATATCTGTATCCACTTTTCTAGCGATTTGTCCAGGTAAATCTGTTCCTCTTTTACCTACTGCTCTACTTGCTTTACGCGCCAATTTCGCTAGATGGATTGCCGTCCACTGTCTCATGTGTTTCCTCCTCAAATTTCCACTCGCATCATTATAACATGACAAGGCAACTTCAAAAAAGTTTCTCAATCACAAATTGATACAGTGTTTCTAAATTATAATCATTCTCATTTAGATAATTAAAAATGATATTTATTCTCAATTAAATATCGCTAAATGATACATTTTCTCAATTAGAGTGCTAAAATAAGGCATTAAATTATAATTATTATTATTTACAATTGAGAATGAGTTTGTTATACTAAGTTTAATTCATAGTAATTTTAATTTACAAATAAGAGGTGTATCAAAATGTTAAGTAAAAATTTATTAGAAGCATTAAATGATCAAATGAACCATGAGTACTTTGCAGCACACGCATATATGGCAATGGCAGCATACTGTGATAAAGAATCGTACGAAGGATTTGCAAACTTCTTCATTCAACAAGCTAAAGAAGAACGTTTCCATGGACAAAAGATTTATAACTATATTAACGACAGAGGTGCACATGCAGAATTCAGAGCAGTTTCAGCACCAAAAATTGACTTTTCAAGCATACTAGAAACTTTCAAAGACAGCTTATCTCAAGAACAAGAAGTAACAAGACGTTTCTATAACTTATCTGAAATCGCTCGTCAAGATAAAGATTATGCAACTATCTCATTCTTAAACTGGTTCTTAGATGAACAAGTCGAAGAAGAATCAATGTTTGAAACTCACATCAATTATTTAACTCGTATCGGCGATGACAGCAATGCATTATATCTTTACGAAAAAGAACTTGGCGCTCGTACATTCGACGAAGAATAATTAAACATCACTACAATAGACAGATAAATATCATACGACATGATAGGCATTTGGGTCACTTACAATAACCCAATGTCTATATTATTTTGCTTTACGGAGATCACTAGATTCATTTTCTGAATCATTGATCTGCGTTTTTTCATTTTCAAGGCTAATTATTGTATTTTTAGTCATTTATTTTTTAAACTACTAATGTTAATAACTCTAAATTTGATGTTGAATTAATTTGACGATTTTAAAGCATATCATCATTTACTTTTTAATCAGAGTTACATCCAAATGATAGATTTCACGTTATACCTTCACGTATAATATTATGTATCGTTTGTAAGCAAATGACTAAAAGTCTATTAATATATACATTTAATTAATTGAAAGGATTGACTACATGATACAAGATGCGTTTGTTGCACTTGATTTTGAAACAGCAAATGGTAAACGTACAAGTATTTGTTCTGTCGGAATGGTTAAAGTCATTGATAGTCAAATAACAGAAACATTTCATACTCTTGTGAATCCGCAAGACTATTTTTCACAACAAAATATTAAAATTCATGGCATACAACCAGAAGATGTTGAAAATGCACCTACGTTTGACTACGTATTTCCATATATGATGCAATTTATTGCAGATTTACCTGTTGTCGCACATAACGCGGCATTTGATATGAACGTCTTACATCAAAGCATTCAAAATATTGGTTTACCAACTCCAAATTTAACTTACTTTTGTAGTTATCAACTTGCTAAAAGA
The genomic region above belongs to Staphylococcus aureus and contains:
- the vraR gene encoding two-component system response regulator VraR, whose amino-acid sequence is MTIKVLFVDDHEMVRIGISSYLSTQSDIEVVGEGASGKEAIAKAHELKPDLILMDLLMDDMDGVEATTQIKKDLPQIKVLMLTSFIEDKEVYRALDAGVDSYILKTTSAKDIADAVRKTSRGESVFEPEVLVKMRNRMKKRAELYEMLTEREMEILLLIAKGYSNQEIASASHITIKTVKTHVSNILSKLEVQDRTQAVIYAFQHNLIQ
- a CDS encoding sensor histidine kinase; this encodes MNHYIRTIGSMLILVYSMLAAFLFIDKVFVNIIYFQGMFYTQIFGIPVFLFLNLIIILLCIIVGSVLAYKINQQNDWIKTQIERSMEGETVGINDQNIEIYSETLDLYHTLVPLNQELHKLRLKTQNLTNENYNINDVKVKKIIEDERQRLARELHDSVSQQLFAASMMLSAIKETKLEPPLDQQIPILEKMVQDSQLEMRALLLHLRPLGLKDKSLGEGIKDLVIDLQKKVPMKVVHEIQDFKVPKGIEDHLFRITQEAISNTLRHSNGTKVTVELFNKDDYLLLRIQDNGKGFNVDEKLEQSYGLKNMRERALEIGATFHIVSLPDSGTRIEVKAPLNKEDSYDD
- the liaF gene encoding cell wall-active antibiotics response protein LiaF yields the protein MTHKYISTQMLIIFTALMIIANFYYIFFEKIGFLLVLLLGCVLVYVGYLYFHKIRGLLAFWIGALLIAFTLLSNKYTIIILFVFLLLLIVRYLIHKFKPKKVVATDEVMTSPSFIKQKWFGEQRTPVYVYKWEDVQIQHGIGDLHIDLTKAANIKENNTIVVRHILGKVQVILPVNYNINLHVAAFYGSTYVNEKSYKVENNNIHIEEMMKPDNYTVNIYVSTFIGDVEVIYR
- the map gene encoding type I methionyl aminopeptidase codes for the protein MIVKTEEELQALKEIGYICAKVRNTMQAATKPGITTKELDNIAKELFEEYGAISAPIHDENFPGQTCISVNEEVAHGIPSKRVIREGDLVNIDVSALKNGYYADTGISFVVGESDDPMKQKVCDVATMAFENAIAKVKPGTKLSNIGKAVHNTARQNDLKVIKNLTGHGVGLSLHEAPAHVLNYFDPKDKTLLTEGMVLAIEPFISSNASFVTEGKNEWAFETSDKSFVAQIEHTVIVTKDGPILTTKIEEE
- a CDS encoding aromatic acid exporter family protein; the encoded protein is MNDQWYKHLIGARTIKTGIAIFLTAVFCMALDLTPIYAILTAVVTIEPTAKASLIKGYRRLPATVIGAGFAVLFTYLFGDQSPFTYALSATFTILFCTKLKLQVGTNVAVLTSLAMIPGIHDAYIFNFLSRTLTAIIGLVTSGLINFMVFPPKYYGQVEEKLSKTDALMYKLFYNRCQELILSRLQSDKSEKAYKNIFNLNNQVETLISYQRDELSYHKKKECDWKLLNQLTKRAYTNRLFITHLSNIIYLPKNTRVNFSGDEKMALLKISSSIKDIFYDGSFKREDDSVETLRSTIKALEISGENQIKSHILYEVLMIYRLLDSRYA
- a CDS encoding type 1 glutamine amidotransferase, which codes for MHELTIYHFMSDKLNLYSDIGNIIALRQRAKKRNIKVNVVEINETEGITFDECDIFFIGGGSDREQALATKELSKIKTPLKEAIEDGMPGLTICGGYQFLGKKYITPDGTELEGLGILDFYTESKTNRLTGDIVIESDTFGTIVGFENHGGRTYHDFGTLGHVTFGYGNNDEDKKEGIHYKNLLGTYLHGPILPKNYEITDYLLEKACERKGIPFEPKEIDNEAEIQAKQVLIDRANRQKKSR
- the murT gene encoding lipid II isoglutaminyl synthase subunit MurT, which codes for MRQWTAIHLAKLARKASRAVGKRGTDLPGQIARKVDTDILRKLAEQVDDIVFISGTNGKTTTSNLIGHTLKANNIQIIHNNEGANMAAGITSAFIMQSTPKTKIAVIEIDEGSIPRVLKEVTPSMMVFTNFFRDQMDRFGEIDIMVNNIAETISNKGIKLLLNADDPFVSRLKIASDTIVYYGMKAHAHEFEQSTMNESRYCPNCGRLLQYDYIHYNQIGHYHCQCGFKREQAKYEISSFDVAPFLYLNINDEKYDMKIAGDFNAYNALAAYTVLRELGLNEQTIKNGFETYTSDNGRMQYFKKERKEAMINLAKNPAGMNASLSVGEQLEGEKVYVISLNDNAADGRDTSWIYDADFEKLSKQQIEAIIVTGTRAEELQLRLKLAEVEVPIIVERDIYKATAKTMDYKGFTVAIPNYTSLAPMLEQLNRSFEGGQS
- the ftnA gene encoding H-type ferritin FtnA, with protein sequence MLSKNLLEALNDQMNHEYFAAHAYMAMAAYCDKESYEGFANFFIQQAKEERFHGQKIYNYINDRGAHAEFRAVSAPKIDFSSILETFKDSLSQEQEVTRRFYNLSEIARQDKDYATISFLNWFLDEQVEEESMFETHINYLTRIGDDSNALYLYEKELGARTFDEE
- a CDS encoding 3'-5' exonuclease, producing MIQDAFVALDFETANGKRTSICSVGMVKVIDSQITETFHTLVNPQDYFSQQNIKIHGIQPEDVENAPTFDYVFPYMMQFIADLPVVAHNAAFDMNVLHQSIQNIGLPTPNLTYFCSYQLAKRTVDSYRYGLKHMMEFYQLDFHGHHDALNDAKACAMITFRLLKNYENLTYVTNIYGKNLKDKG